In a single window of the Ancylobacter polymorphus genome:
- a CDS encoding aldehyde dehydrogenase family protein produces the protein MSDIVCISPIDGSELARRPAASEAAIARAVADARAAQRVWRQVPIAERATHVLRFLDAMLAMSQEIVPELAQQMGRPVRYGGEFGGFEERVRYVVDMAEEALAPVIPHDARPGFTRYIKRDPLGLVLVVAPWNYPYLTAVNTIAPALIAGNAVLLKHAAQTILVGERFQAAMDRAGLPAGLFANLVLTHDQTSRLIGSGAVDFVNFTGSVEGGRAIERAAAGTFTPLGLELGGKDPAYVRADADLDFAVGNLVDGAFYNSGQCCCGIERIYVHERLYDRFVDGFVDLTSRYVLGNPLDEATTLGPMAQKRFADLIRGQIREAVDKGANAHIDPSGFPAAKEGTPYLAPQVLTGVDHTMSVMREESFGPVVGIMKVRGDEEALALMNDSIYGLTASVWTTDLEAAERLGDAIETGTVFMNRCDYLDPGLAWTGVKDTGRGASLSRIGFEMLTRPKSFHLRHG, from the coding sequence ATGAGCGATATTGTCTGTATTTCGCCGATTGACGGCTCGGAACTGGCGCGCCGACCGGCGGCTTCGGAGGCGGCGATCGCGCGGGCGGTGGCCGACGCGCGTGCGGCGCAGCGCGTGTGGCGGCAGGTGCCGATCGCCGAGCGCGCCACCCATGTGCTGCGCTTCCTCGACGCCATGCTGGCGATGAGCCAGGAAATCGTGCCCGAACTCGCCCAGCAGATGGGCCGGCCGGTGCGCTATGGCGGCGAGTTCGGCGGCTTCGAGGAGCGGGTGCGCTATGTCGTCGACATGGCAGAGGAGGCGCTGGCCCCGGTCATTCCGCACGACGCCCGGCCCGGCTTCACCCGCTACATCAAGCGCGACCCGCTCGGCCTCGTGCTGGTGGTGGCGCCGTGGAACTACCCCTATCTCACCGCCGTCAACACCATCGCCCCGGCGCTGATCGCCGGCAATGCGGTGCTGCTCAAACATGCCGCGCAGACCATTCTCGTCGGCGAGCGGTTTCAGGCGGCGATGGACCGCGCCGGCCTGCCGGCGGGGCTGTTCGCCAATCTCGTGCTGACTCATGACCAGACCTCGCGGCTGATCGGCTCGGGCGCGGTGGACTTCGTCAATTTCACCGGCTCGGTGGAAGGCGGGCGCGCCATCGAACGGGCGGCGGCGGGCACGTTCACCCCGCTGGGGCTGGAACTTGGCGGCAAGGACCCCGCCTATGTGCGCGCCGATGCCGATCTCGACTTCGCGGTGGGCAATCTGGTCGACGGCGCCTTCTACAATTCCGGCCAGTGCTGCTGCGGCATCGAGCGCATCTATGTGCATGAGAGGCTCTATGACCGCTTCGTCGATGGCTTCGTCGACCTGACCTCGCGCTATGTGCTGGGCAATCCGCTGGACGAGGCGACGACGCTGGGGCCGATGGCGCAGAAGCGCTTCGCCGACCTCATTCGCGGCCAGATCCGCGAAGCGGTGGACAAGGGCGCGAATGCCCATATCGACCCCTCCGGCTTCCCGGCGGCCAAGGAGGGTACGCCCTATCTCGCCCCGCAGGTGTTGACCGGCGTCGACCACACCATGTCGGTCATGCGCGAGGAGAGTTTCGGCCCGGTGGTCGGCATCATGAAGGTGCGTGGCGACGAGGAGGCGCTGGCGCTGATGAATGACAGCATCTACGGCCTCACCGCCTCGGTCTGGACCACCGACCTTGAGGCGGCTGAGCGGCTGGGCGACGCGATCGAGACCGGCACCGTGTTCATGAACCGCTGCGACTATCTCGACCCCGGCCTCGCCTGGACCGGGGTGAAGGACACCGGGCGCGGGGCTTCGCTCTCGCGGATCGGTTTTGAGATGCTCACGCGGCCGAAATCGTTCCATCTGCGCCACGGGTGA
- a CDS encoding sensor domain-containing diguanylate cyclase yields MKPNKSSVSPLGPRIAARAEPSEHESMFDLAPISLWLEDFSAVRALFDRWRAEGVTSLREHLRGHPERVAECSARIEVLKVNQRTLNLFEASSLSHLVANLDKVFRDDMLVTHIEELSQLWDGHTSFSSQAVNYTLGGQRLDIQLKGTVLPGYEESLGRILLSAEDVTARETARRQAANAERYAIGLFQHSPVSLWVEDFSTIKQLMDDLRARGIEDFRVFTDVHPEFVERCLSEIRVIEVNRHTLDMFGASSTAELVDNTAEIFRDDTHRHFREQLIELWNGRLFHTREVVNYTLSGEMLHVHLQFSVLPGHEDDWSLVQVALTDITARKKAEAYLEYLGKHDVLTKLYNRSFYVDELNRLERRGPFPVTLISIHLNGLRRVNEQLGQSAGDMLLRRAGEVIAKAVDPQHCAARIAGNEFAVLLPGTDAEVGHAVMENIRELAALNNQFYSATTLSLSLGLATSAPGERLEAVVRRAEAAREADRQPSDLGL; encoded by the coding sequence ATGAAGCCGAACAAGTCGAGCGTGTCGCCGCTGGGCCCCCGCATCGCTGCACGGGCGGAGCCGAGCGAGCATGAATCCATGTTCGACCTGGCCCCCATCTCGCTGTGGCTGGAGGATTTCAGCGCGGTGCGCGCGCTGTTCGACCGCTGGCGGGCGGAGGGGGTGACCTCGCTGCGCGAACATTTGCGGGGCCATCCCGAACGTGTGGCGGAATGCTCGGCGCGCATCGAGGTGCTCAAGGTCAACCAGCGCACGCTCAACCTGTTCGAGGCCAGCAGCCTGTCGCATCTCGTCGCCAATCTCGACAAGGTGTTCCGTGACGACATGCTCGTCACCCATATTGAGGAGCTCTCCCAGCTCTGGGACGGGCACACCAGCTTCTCCAGCCAGGCGGTGAACTACACGCTGGGCGGCCAGCGCCTCGATATCCAGCTCAAGGGCACGGTGCTTCCCGGCTATGAGGAAAGCCTGGGGCGCATCCTGCTCTCGGCCGAGGACGTGACGGCGCGCGAGACCGCCCGCCGCCAGGCCGCCAACGCCGAGCGCTATGCCATCGGCCTGTTCCAGCACTCGCCCGTGTCGCTTTGGGTGGAGGATTTCTCCACCATCAAGCAGCTGATGGACGATCTGCGCGCCCGCGGCATCGAGGATTTCCGGGTGTTCACCGATGTGCACCCGGAATTCGTCGAGCGCTGCCTCAGCGAGATCCGCGTGATCGAGGTCAACCGGCACACGCTGGACATGTTCGGCGCGTCCAGCACCGCCGAACTTGTCGACAACACCGCCGAGATCTTCCGCGACGACACGCACCGGCATTTCCGCGAGCAGCTGATCGAGCTCTGGAACGGCCGGCTTTTTCACACCCGCGAGGTGGTGAACTACACGCTCTCCGGCGAGATGCTGCACGTGCATCTCCAATTCTCGGTGCTGCCCGGCCATGAGGATGATTGGTCGCTGGTGCAGGTGGCGCTGACCGACATCACCGCCCGCAAGAAAGCCGAGGCCTATCTCGAATATCTCGGCAAGCACGATGTGCTGACCAAGCTCTACAACCGCAGCTTCTATGTCGACGAGCTGAACCGGCTGGAACGGCGGGGGCCGTTCCCGGTCACGCTCATCTCGATTCACCTCAATGGCCTGCGACGGGTGAACGAACAGCTCGGTCAGTCGGCAGGCGACATGCTGCTGCGCCGCGCCGGCGAGGTCATCGCCAAGGCGGTGGACCCGCAGCATTGCGCCGCCCGCATTGCCGGCAATGAATTCGCCGTGCTGCTGCCGGGCACCGATGCGGAAGTGGGGCACGCGGTGATGGAGAACATCCGCGAGCTGGCCGCGCTCAACAACCAGTTCTATTCCGCCACCACGCTCAGCCTGTCGCTCGGCCTCGCCACCAGCGCGCCCGGCGAAAGGCTGGAAGCGGTGGTGCGCCGGGCTGAAGCGGCGCGCGAGGCCGACCGGCAGCCTTCCGATCTCGGCCTCTGA
- a CDS encoding VOC family protein, whose product MFSHIILGARDLDRLTAFYDAVLLPLGLVRVDEPSDGGPPGSMWVMPGRRWPQFFVQLPFNGLPASWGNGTQVSFAAPSPAAVDAAWRALVDHGGIDEGAPGLRPNYAPDYYGAYGRDPEGNKLCFVHLAELEDLTVRGGA is encoded by the coding sequence ATGTTCAGCCACATCATTCTCGGCGCCCGCGATCTCGACCGGCTGACCGCCTTTTATGACGCCGTGCTGCTGCCGCTTGGTCTGGTGCGGGTGGACGAGCCCTCCGATGGCGGCCCGCCCGGGTCCATGTGGGTGATGCCAGGGCGGCGCTGGCCGCAATTCTTCGTGCAGTTGCCGTTCAACGGACTTCCCGCCAGCTGGGGCAACGGCACCCAGGTCAGCTTTGCCGCCCCCTCGCCGGCGGCGGTGGATGCCGCGTGGCGGGCGCTGGTCGACCATGGCGGGATCGACGAAGGTGCGCCGGGCCTGCGGCCGAACTATGCCCCCGACTATTACGGTGCCTATGGCCGCGACCCCGAGGGCAACAAGTTGTGTTTCGTCCATCTCGCCGAGCTGGAAGACCTGACCGTGCGCGGTGGCGCCTGA
- a CDS encoding ferredoxin--NADP reductase, translating into MSNLHTERVLSVHHWTDNLFTFTTTRDPALRFKNGQFVMIGLQVDGKPLLRAYSIASANYEETLEFFSIKVANGPLTSRLQHLKVGDEVIVGRKPTGTLLVDYLVPGRRLYLLSTGTGLAPFMSLIKDPETYEAYEKVILVHGVRTVGELAYQDFIENELPDNEFFGELVREKLVYYPTVTREPYRNQGRITDLITSGKLFTDLDLPPLDKEDDRVMLCGSPQLLDDMRVILKEKGFEEGSTTEPGDFVIEKAFVEK; encoded by the coding sequence ATGAGCAATCTCCACACCGAGCGCGTGCTGTCGGTCCACCACTGGACCGACAATCTGTTCACCTTCACCACAACGCGCGACCCGGCGCTGCGGTTCAAGAACGGCCAGTTCGTGATGATCGGCCTTCAGGTCGACGGCAAGCCGCTCCTGCGCGCCTATTCCATCGCCAGCGCGAATTACGAAGAAACGCTGGAGTTCTTCTCGATCAAGGTGGCGAATGGCCCGCTGACCTCGCGCCTGCAGCACCTGAAGGTCGGCGACGAGGTGATCGTCGGGCGCAAGCCAACCGGCACGCTGCTGGTGGATTATCTCGTGCCTGGCCGGCGGCTCTATCTGCTGTCCACCGGCACTGGCCTCGCCCCGTTCATGAGCCTCATCAAGGACCCGGAGACCTATGAGGCGTATGAGAAGGTGATCCTTGTGCACGGCGTGCGCACGGTGGGCGAACTGGCCTATCAGGACTTCATCGAGAACGAGCTGCCGGACAATGAGTTCTTCGGCGAGCTGGTGCGCGAGAAGCTGGTCTATTACCCCACGGTGACGCGCGAGCCCTATCGCAACCAGGGCCGCATTACCGATCTCATCACCTCGGGCAAGCTGTTCACCGATCTCGACCTGCCCCCGCTCGACAAGGAAGACGACCGTGTGATGCTGTGCGGCAGCCCGCAGCTGCTCGACGACATGCGCGTGATCCTGAAGGAGAAGGGCTTCGAGGAAGGCTCGACCACGGAGCCGGGCGACTTCGTGATCGAGAAGGCCTTCGTCGAGAAGTAA
- a CDS encoding GNAT family N-acetyltransferase — protein sequence MLRDAVEGDLTGILAIYNHAVLNSTAIWNDTPADLAARRAWLRDRQGRGYPVIVAAEGGEVLGYASFGDFRPFEGFRISVEHSVYVAEAARGRGLGRALVEALFAPARALGKKVMIGGITGGNDASLALHARLGFVETGRMPGIGIKFGRRLDLIFMQKEL from the coding sequence ATGCTACGCGACGCAGTGGAAGGCGACCTCACCGGCATCCTCGCCATCTATAATCATGCCGTACTGAACTCGACCGCCATCTGGAACGACACGCCCGCCGATCTCGCCGCGCGCCGCGCCTGGCTGCGCGACCGTCAGGGGCGCGGCTATCCCGTCATCGTCGCGGCGGAAGGCGGCGAGGTGCTGGGCTATGCCAGCTTCGGCGATTTCCGCCCCTTCGAAGGCTTCCGCATCAGCGTCGAGCACTCGGTCTATGTCGCCGAGGCCGCGCGCGGGCGCGGGCTCGGGCGGGCGCTGGTGGAAGCGCTGTTCGCCCCGGCGCGCGCGCTCGGCAAGAAAGTGATGATCGGCGGCATCACCGGCGGCAATGACGCGTCCCTCGCCCTGCATGCCCGGCTCGGCTTCGTCGAGACCGGCCGCATGCCCGGCATCGGCATCAAATTCGGCCGGCGCCTCGACCTGATCTTCATGCAGAAAGAGTTGTAG